In Pseudoalteromonas sp. NC201, a single window of DNA contains:
- a CDS encoding MATE family efflux transporter, which yields MTQAKSNSNGNDILFGDIGATLKRMTIPMIFGMITLMMFNLVDTFFISMLGTEPLAAISFTFPVTFTVISLAIGLGIGTSAVIAKALGSNLLDEAKFDAAVAIIISAIFVSLLSILGFIFVDEIFILLGAGEAVMPFIHDYMSVWFIGSILLITPMIGNSVLRASGDTKTPSLVMGLGGLVNAVLDPILIFGFGPIDAMGVKGAAVASVLSWSLGVTIILYLLIVKKRLISLSAKYTSFTNAAKKILTIGLPAAGANMLTPLAMAVMTALIASYGPEAVAAFGVGSRIESIASLVVLALSMTLPPFVSQNFGAKQYQRVSDAYTQTLKFVLAFQFAVYLLLVLSAYYISHTFGNEPAVVETIQLFIYIMPLGYGLQGVIILTNSSFNALHKPMNALILSVIRLFIFYVPIAYIGSQLAGLAGLFAGAALGNLFTAAIAYNWFKKVINEIAASEVQKEA from the coding sequence ATGACTCAAGCTAAGTCAAATTCCAATGGCAACGATATCCTTTTTGGTGATATTGGGGCGACTTTAAAGCGAATGACGATCCCCATGATATTCGGGATGATCACGCTGATGATGTTTAATCTCGTTGATACTTTCTTTATTAGTATGCTTGGCACCGAGCCGCTCGCAGCAATCAGCTTCACCTTTCCAGTTACCTTTACTGTAATTAGCTTAGCCATCGGGCTAGGTATTGGCACATCCGCCGTTATCGCGAAGGCTTTGGGTAGCAATTTGCTCGACGAAGCTAAGTTTGATGCCGCAGTGGCTATTATTATCTCTGCCATTTTTGTTTCGCTGCTTTCTATTCTTGGTTTTATTTTTGTCGATGAGATCTTTATTCTCCTCGGGGCAGGTGAAGCGGTTATGCCATTTATACACGACTATATGTCCGTGTGGTTCATTGGCTCGATTTTATTGATAACGCCGATGATTGGTAATTCAGTGCTGCGTGCCAGTGGTGATACCAAAACGCCAAGTTTAGTCATGGGACTCGGGGGATTAGTAAATGCGGTGCTGGACCCGATATTAATCTTCGGATTTGGGCCAATTGATGCAATGGGTGTAAAAGGGGCTGCAGTGGCCAGTGTGTTATCTTGGAGTCTTGGGGTAACTATTATTTTATATTTGCTGATAGTTAAAAAACGTCTTATCTCACTGTCTGCAAAATACACCAGCTTCACAAATGCGGCAAAAAAAATTCTCACCATCGGCCTGCCTGCAGCTGGCGCAAATATGCTGACGCCGTTGGCAATGGCGGTAATGACCGCACTTATTGCCAGTTATGGACCAGAAGCTGTGGCCGCATTTGGCGTTGGGAGTCGTATCGAGTCTATCGCAAGTCTCGTGGTTTTGGCGCTTTCTATGACTTTGCCTCCTTTTGTAAGTCAGAACTTTGGTGCAAAACAATACCAGCGTGTGTCTGATGCCTATACCCAAACACTTAAATTTGTGCTTGCTTTTCAATTTGCGGTCTATCTATTACTGGTATTGAGCGCTTACTACATCAGTCATACTTTTGGTAATGAACCTGCTGTCGTTGAAACCATACAGTTATTTATTTATATCATGCCGCTAGGATACGGCCTTCAAGGCGTGATTATATTAACCAATTCGTCATTTAATGCGTTGCATAAACCGATGAATGCGCTCATTCTAAGTGTGATCCGGTTGTTCATATTTTATGTACCTATTGCTTATATAGGCTCACAGTTGGCAGGATTAGCAGGGCTATTTGCAGGCGCTGCTTTGGGGAATTTATTTACCGCAGCCATAGCCTACAATTGGTTTAAGAAAGTAATTAATGAAATTGCAGCAAGCGAGGTTCAAAAGGAGGCGTAA
- the uvrB gene encoding excinuclease ABC subunit UvrB, with the protein MEDKFQLVSEFQPNGDQPTAIAQLCDGLESGLAHQTLLGATGTGKTFTMANIINNLNRPTIIMAHNKTLAAQLYGEMKEFFPHNAVEYFVSYYDYYQPEAYVVASDTFIEKDASINDHIEQMRLSATKALLERRDTIIVASVSAIYGLGDPDSYMKMMLLLKVGETIDQRDMLRRLAELQYTRNDMDFSRGTYRVRGEVIDIFPAESETIAVRVEMFDDEIERISLFDPLTGAVEKHLVRATIYPKTHYVTPREKILDAIERIKVELKDRRTQLLDKNRLVEEQRIAQRTQYDIEMMTELGYCSGIENYSRYLSGRAPGEPPPTLLDYLPDDALMIIDESHVTVSQVGAMYKGDRSRKENLVEYGFRLPSALDNRPLKFEEFEAISPQTIYVSATPGDYELNKSAGDVAEQVIRPTGLLDPEVEVRPVATQVDDLLSEIYKRVEVNERVLVTTLTKRMSEDLTDYLNDHNVKVRYLHSDIDTVERMEIIRDLRKGVFDVLVGINLLREGLDMPEVSLVAILDADKEGFLRSTRSLIQTIGRAARHLHGKAILYGDRVTNSMRQAIDETQRRREKQEAYNETNGITPTALNKKITDVMDLGEEVADDKVVDIDAKFKPGMPAMDAKEIAKEIDRLEAQMMKFAKELEFEKAAQARDQVQILQKRLIKA; encoded by the coding sequence ATGGAAGATAAGTTTCAGCTAGTTTCTGAGTTTCAGCCAAACGGAGATCAACCAACTGCGATTGCTCAGCTGTGTGATGGTTTAGAATCGGGCCTTGCACATCAAACCTTGCTGGGGGCTACGGGGACAGGTAAAACCTTTACCATGGCCAACATCATTAATAATCTTAACCGTCCTACAATCATTATGGCGCATAACAAAACACTAGCGGCGCAATTGTACGGCGAAATGAAAGAGTTTTTCCCTCATAATGCGGTTGAGTATTTCGTCTCTTATTATGACTATTATCAACCCGAAGCCTATGTCGTTGCCAGCGACACTTTCATTGAGAAAGACGCGTCTATCAATGATCACATTGAGCAAATGCGTTTATCTGCGACCAAAGCTTTGCTTGAGCGCAGAGACACTATCATCGTCGCCTCCGTTTCAGCGATTTACGGCCTTGGCGATCCCGACTCTTATATGAAAATGATGCTGTTGCTGAAAGTCGGTGAAACTATCGATCAGCGCGACATGTTAAGGCGTTTGGCAGAACTACAATACACGCGTAATGACATGGATTTTAGCCGTGGTACCTATCGAGTTCGCGGTGAAGTTATCGATATTTTTCCTGCGGAATCGGAAACCATTGCGGTACGGGTTGAGATGTTTGACGATGAAATAGAGCGGATCAGTTTATTTGATCCCTTGACTGGTGCCGTTGAAAAACACCTCGTTCGCGCGACTATTTATCCAAAAACTCACTATGTAACGCCAAGAGAAAAGATCCTTGATGCCATTGAGCGCATTAAGGTGGAACTTAAAGACCGCCGTACTCAATTATTGGATAAAAATCGCCTAGTCGAAGAGCAGCGCATTGCTCAACGTACACAGTACGACATTGAAATGATGACCGAGCTTGGCTATTGCTCTGGTATTGAAAATTACAGTCGATATTTATCGGGACGTGCACCAGGTGAGCCACCACCAACTTTGTTAGATTACTTGCCGGATGACGCGCTTATGATCATCGACGAGTCTCACGTTACTGTTTCGCAGGTTGGTGCGATGTACAAAGGCGATCGCAGTCGTAAAGAAAACTTGGTTGAATATGGTTTTAGATTGCCGTCTGCGCTAGATAATAGGCCACTAAAGTTTGAAGAGTTCGAAGCGATTTCGCCGCAAACTATTTATGTTTCGGCGACTCCTGGTGATTATGAATTGAACAAATCTGCGGGTGATGTTGCCGAGCAAGTGATCCGTCCAACAGGGCTATTAGATCCAGAAGTAGAAGTGCGTCCAGTTGCAACTCAAGTTGACGATTTGCTCTCTGAGATCTACAAACGGGTGGAAGTGAATGAGCGTGTACTGGTTACTACGCTAACCAAACGCATGTCAGAAGATCTGACCGATTATCTTAACGATCATAACGTTAAGGTGCGTTACTTACACTCTGACATCGATACCGTTGAGCGTATGGAGATCATTCGAGACCTACGCAAAGGCGTTTTTGATGTATTAGTCGGCATCAACTTGTTACGAGAGGGCTTGGATATGCCTGAGGTTTCATTGGTTGCCATACTTGATGCAGATAAAGAAGGCTTTTTACGCTCGACGCGCTCTCTTATTCAGACAATTGGCCGCGCGGCACGTCACTTACATGGTAAAGCGATTTTATATGGTGATAGGGTGACGAACTCAATGCGCCAAGCTATAGATGAAACGCAAAGACGTAGAGAAAAGCAAGAGGCGTACAATGAGACCAATGGCATTACCCCAACGGCACTCAATAAGAAGATCACGGATGTGATGGATCTCGGTGAGGAAGTGGCTGATGACAAAGTGGTTGATATCGATGCCAAATTTAAACCAGGTATGCCTGCAATGGATGCGAAAGAGATCGCTAAAGAAATAGACCGACTCGAAGCACAAATGATGAAGTTTGCTAAAGAGCTTGAGTTTGAAAAAGCAGCTCAAGCGCGCGATCAAGTTCAAATCTTACAAAAGCGTTTGATTAAAGCCTAG
- a CDS encoding porin family protein, whose product MKIKALLSLALLTTSLSSFAEQNNETHRVGLDISGGGASYKSSSKDGDGVGQAYLYYNYHFTPILALELGYNSGEDLDDWKCEDENDRKFTCTQNNKTLFGLGANNLEFDNFVVAAKGYYQISDNSYFYGKLGANYYDYEITRGRTKLVTDDGIGFVAEAGWQYDWDNGMAVNLGYKYLDMGDLDTSSLSLGVSYRF is encoded by the coding sequence ATGAAAATTAAAGCGCTTTTATCTCTTGCATTACTCACAACAAGTTTATCGTCTTTTGCAGAACAAAATAACGAGACGCATCGCGTTGGTTTAGACATCTCTGGCGGCGGCGCTTCTTATAAAAGCTCAAGCAAAGATGGTGATGGTGTAGGCCAAGCATACCTGTATTACAACTATCACTTTACGCCAATTTTGGCGCTTGAATTAGGTTATAACAGCGGTGAAGACTTAGATGATTGGAAGTGTGAGGACGAAAATGATCGCAAGTTTACCTGTACGCAAAACAACAAAACTTTGTTTGGCCTTGGCGCTAACAATTTAGAATTTGATAACTTTGTTGTTGCCGCAAAAGGCTACTATCAAATTTCTGACAACAGCTATTTTTACGGCAAATTAGGTGCGAACTACTACGATTACGAAATCACTCGTGGCCGCACTAAATTAGTTACCGACGATGGCATCGGTTTTGTCGCTGAAGCGGGTTGGCAATATGACTGGGATAACGGCATGGCAGTTAACCTTGGCTATAAGTACCTTGATATGGGTGACTTGGATACATCGAGCCTATCTCTAGGTGTCAGCTACCGCTTCTAA
- a CDS encoding winged helix-turn-helix domain-containing protein: protein MKFAFKDFLFDSKELKLYKDDRKLNLKQKPAQILELFLSAPQTIHSKEDILEKVWPDRKVTDQVVFQNIGHLRALFGDDAIKTFSRKGYQWQIPCTAFEGTAEAQASPQTTPHESTKPDVKTVEEETVVTESPSEVFERPESIGSKLPMFGLAGALVLLALGIYFTLS from the coding sequence ATGAAATTCGCTTTTAAGGATTTTTTGTTTGATAGCAAAGAACTGAAGCTTTATAAAGACGACAGAAAGCTCAATTTAAAACAAAAACCTGCTCAGATATTGGAGCTATTTTTATCTGCTCCTCAAACCATCCACAGTAAAGAAGACATCTTAGAGAAGGTATGGCCAGATAGAAAAGTAACCGATCAGGTCGTATTTCAAAATATTGGCCATTTACGTGCTTTGTTTGGTGATGATGCCATCAAAACCTTTTCACGAAAAGGGTATCAATGGCAGATCCCTTGTACGGCCTTTGAAGGGACTGCGGAAGCTCAGGCTTCACCTCAGACTACTCCCCATGAGTCGACTAAACCGGATGTAAAAACGGTGGAAGAAGAAACAGTAGTGACTGAATCACCTTCTGAAGTGTTCGAAAGACCAGAATCTATTGGTAGCAAACTGCCTATGTTTGGGCTTGCGGGTGCACTTGTGTTGCTAGCCTTGGGTATCTACTTTACGTTATCGTGA
- a CDS encoding SIR2 family NAD-dependent protein deacylase: MQTLYITGAGVSAESGIPTFRGDDGFWTIGSANYTPQEMATRAMYKSQPAEFLKWYYHRFVAYRNHGPNQVHQWLSDKNVITQNIDGLDGKAGNNHFIAIHGRVDQVTPFHTQGEPTACFTAPWDEVDESRLAESLLALFKIARQGPEKGVSLKPYVLLFDEYYTDLYRISEAQSRMYAADRIIFMGTSFSVNITQMALEIARHKAIPIEVVDPNPAHLLYKQVTYHRMTASEYIASLPAS, encoded by the coding sequence TTGCAAACGTTGTATATCACAGGTGCTGGGGTGAGTGCCGAAAGTGGTATTCCGACTTTTCGAGGAGATGATGGTTTTTGGACGATAGGTTCGGCTAATTACACTCCTCAAGAAATGGCAACGCGAGCAATGTATAAATCGCAACCGGCGGAATTCTTAAAATGGTACTACCATCGTTTTGTGGCTTACCGTAATCACGGCCCCAATCAGGTTCATCAATGGCTTAGTGATAAAAATGTGATCACGCAAAATATCGACGGTTTAGATGGTAAAGCGGGAAATAATCATTTTATTGCGATCCATGGACGCGTTGATCAGGTGACTCCCTTTCATACCCAAGGTGAGCCCACAGCGTGTTTTACTGCCCCTTGGGATGAGGTAGACGAAAGTCGATTGGCCGAGTCGTTGTTAGCACTTTTCAAGATCGCGCGACAAGGCCCAGAAAAAGGCGTGTCACTTAAACCCTATGTATTGTTATTCGACGAATACTACACCGATCTGTATCGTATTAGCGAAGCACAGTCACGAATGTATGCTGCGGATAGAATCATTTTTATGGGCACTTCCTTTAGTGTCAATATCACTCAAATGGCCTTGGAAATAGCAAGGCACAAAGCAATTCCAATTGAAGTGGTTGACCCAAACCCTGCGCACTTACTTTACAAACAAGTCACCTATCACCGCATGACAGCAAGTGAATACATCGCCAGTTTGCCTGCCTCTTAA
- a CDS encoding tetratricopeptide repeat protein translates to MLHFKIILLTCCLLLSPLVHANERLYDAFIKEIQQQETRDSALQKVDQVLESGLTPEEIADVHHKTTVALKNGFQLEEAHKWVERFKQVLLSHHLPEYEAKYSLTYGDLMLKEGKFSDAISYLNLAVSQLSALDMHRLLSHAYRFRAAAYKSNGSYKDSIESYELSIEVAKKYELPDLQVSAITQLADVYSDLSLPDKALELLQQSIAVLKSQKQENTVLLGQVYYNLGGAHQVIGDHAKSLEAYQTAYDYDIKAGNVVYSAYTLIRIGREQMKLSQYDNAQASFEKAFTIFEENDHTRNQGWALSNLAEVKLKANEKAKAQEYVEQALELIDPVQSKVLYQETMTTYAQIVLPERADFFIQSMEQIIAQDEVYLGLKETALRVLKDAYSAKGDFESALNYHLQYAESKVSQLEKEASQKALAYQMDTEYQKNQYELQSLKTQRDVELAEQRVEQIVTAAVVGVLVVLLSAFLLLARNKRRSLELEKQLLNKTLDLKQQLLADISHELRTPLTVLKLHIESLEHNLVENPQQSYKVLNRRLDTLNTLIKDIYELAQADTGSLNLALERVNAKQAFIGLVEDIDDFVTDEGLEFNAHIELPDELEIDIDVTRFAQVFNNLARNSVNYTDKPGEVCVDISYQSQQIQCVIEDSSPGVGDEALGRLFERLFRCDKSRSRDLGGSGLGLSICQKLVELHGGSIAVVHSELGGLKVSVIIPCE, encoded by the coding sequence GTGTTGCACTTTAAGATAATCCTGCTTACTTGTTGCCTACTACTAAGCCCACTAGTTCACGCTAATGAGCGTTTATATGATGCTTTTATAAAAGAAATTCAGCAACAAGAAACACGTGATAGCGCGCTTCAAAAAGTCGACCAAGTATTAGAGTCAGGCTTAACGCCTGAGGAAATCGCTGACGTTCACCATAAGACCACAGTTGCATTAAAAAACGGTTTCCAGCTCGAAGAGGCACATAAATGGGTGGAGCGTTTTAAACAGGTATTACTCTCACATCACTTACCCGAATATGAAGCTAAATACTCGTTAACGTATGGTGACCTCATGCTTAAAGAGGGAAAGTTTAGCGATGCGATTAGTTATTTAAACCTAGCCGTGTCTCAGCTATCGGCGCTTGATATGCATCGATTGTTAAGCCACGCTTATCGCTTTCGGGCTGCTGCTTACAAAAGCAATGGCAGTTATAAAGACTCGATAGAGAGTTACGAACTCTCAATTGAAGTGGCAAAGAAGTATGAACTCCCAGATTTGCAAGTGTCTGCGATCACTCAGTTAGCAGATGTTTACTCGGATCTTTCATTACCGGACAAAGCACTTGAATTACTGCAGCAATCGATAGCGGTACTAAAAAGCCAAAAACAGGAAAATACGGTTTTACTTGGACAAGTTTACTATAACCTAGGTGGTGCGCATCAAGTGATTGGCGACCATGCAAAGTCGCTTGAAGCTTATCAAACCGCATATGACTATGACATTAAAGCGGGCAATGTCGTTTATTCAGCTTACACGTTGATCCGCATTGGTCGTGAACAAATGAAACTCAGCCAATATGATAATGCACAAGCGTCATTTGAAAAAGCATTTACGATTTTCGAGGAGAATGACCACACCAGAAATCAGGGCTGGGCCCTGAGCAATTTGGCTGAAGTTAAATTAAAAGCAAATGAAAAAGCTAAGGCTCAAGAGTATGTTGAACAGGCGCTAGAGTTAATTGATCCGGTACAAAGTAAAGTGCTTTATCAAGAGACGATGACTACCTATGCGCAAATTGTTTTACCTGAACGAGCTGATTTTTTTATTCAAAGTATGGAGCAAATTATTGCTCAAGATGAGGTTTATCTTGGCCTCAAGGAAACCGCATTACGAGTGTTAAAGGACGCCTACAGCGCGAAAGGTGATTTTGAGTCTGCGCTTAATTATCACTTACAATATGCGGAATCTAAGGTTTCTCAGCTTGAAAAAGAAGCCAGTCAAAAAGCCTTGGCCTATCAGATGGATACCGAGTACCAGAAAAATCAATATGAGCTACAAAGTCTAAAAACACAGCGTGATGTAGAGCTGGCCGAACAGCGCGTAGAACAAATAGTAACGGCAGCAGTGGTGGGAGTTTTGGTCGTTCTACTGAGCGCATTTTTACTACTTGCGAGAAACAAACGTCGCTCACTGGAACTCGAGAAGCAGCTTCTCAACAAAACCTTGGACTTAAAGCAGCAACTACTTGCAGATATTTCTCATGAATTAAGAACACCACTTACCGTACTTAAGCTACATATTGAATCTCTTGAACATAATTTGGTGGAAAATCCCCAGCAGAGCTACAAAGTGCTTAACCGCCGTCTTGATACTCTTAACACATTAATTAAAGATATCTACGAACTCGCGCAGGCAGATACCGGCAGCCTTAACTTGGCGTTAGAGCGCGTCAATGCCAAACAAGCCTTTATTGGTCTTGTTGAAGATATTGATGACTTTGTGACGGATGAAGGGCTTGAGTTTAATGCCCATATTGAACTACCTGATGAACTGGAAATCGACATTGACGTAACTCGGTTCGCTCAGGTATTCAATAACTTGGCTCGTAATAGTGTGAATTATACCGACAAGCCGGGAGAAGTCTGTGTGGATATTAGCTATCAAAGCCAGCAAATCCAATGTGTTATTGAAGATTCAAGCCCAGGCGTGGGCGATGAAGCTTTGGGGAGATTGTTTGAACGTTTGTTCCGCTGTGATAAGTCCCGTAGCCGAGATCTTGGTGGCTCCGGCTTAGGTTTATCTATTTGTCAAAAACTGGTTGAATTGCACGGTGGTAGCATTGCCGTTGTGCACAGCGAATTAGGTGGGTTGAAAGTGAGTGTTATCATACCTTGTGAATAA
- the lnt gene encoding apolipoprotein N-acyltransferase yields the protein MLKTLVSNLSNLAKDKFAWLTLISGCALTFAYSPFGFWPIAFVSLIIATWLTDKPSPKLAAKYGFLFGFGWFALGISWVHVSIAEFGGLPLPVSVLLMALLCAYLAIYPTLAFAFASYFTRTPWQRVLALVAGFAITEWLRGHMLTGFPWLSFGYTLTDSPLSSLAPWIGEFGLTLLVILATTSLYYLLKQRAIYLTIVCFAGIAGLYSVPIIQGPLKYSGDEITTLLVQGNIKQSLRWEPEQFWPTMSKYRDMTRPNWQGVDLVVWPEAAIPEFEDIAYPFLEGLDKAAAFNGTALITGIPDYQFDTRTAYNTLITLGKKEKEDSEGQYHYLHKNRYQKHQLLPIGEFVPFEDLLRPIAPLFNLAMSSFTRGDAVQPNLLANGLHVLPAICYEIAFSELVRGNFTSESDILFTVSNDAWFGDSHGPHQHMQIARMRALELQRPLIRVTNNGITGVYDPLSKVQHAIPQFEANILKSDVKLISGVSWYAEHGNRPIWFIVAFILLILTAAKAKSIVLKRFERNFL from the coding sequence ATGTTGAAGACTCTAGTATCTAACCTGAGTAACCTCGCAAAAGATAAGTTTGCATGGCTGACACTCATTTCTGGCTGTGCACTTACTTTTGCTTATTCCCCTTTTGGTTTTTGGCCCATCGCGTTTGTCAGCTTGATTATAGCGACTTGGCTTACCGATAAACCCAGTCCAAAGCTCGCGGCTAAATATGGCTTTTTATTTGGCTTTGGCTGGTTTGCCCTTGGCATAAGCTGGGTGCATGTCTCTATCGCTGAATTTGGTGGTTTACCCTTACCTGTCTCAGTGCTGTTGATGGCATTACTATGTGCTTATCTTGCCATCTACCCGACATTGGCATTTGCTTTTGCCAGCTACTTTACTCGCACACCTTGGCAACGGGTGCTGGCACTTGTTGCGGGGTTTGCCATTACCGAGTGGCTACGAGGCCATATGCTCACGGGCTTCCCTTGGCTTAGCTTCGGTTACACATTAACTGACTCGCCTCTGAGCAGTTTAGCCCCTTGGATCGGTGAATTTGGCTTAACATTGCTAGTTATTCTAGCGACAACAAGCCTTTACTATCTACTTAAACAACGTGCGATTTATCTCACCATAGTCTGCTTTGCTGGCATTGCCGGTTTATACAGTGTGCCAATCATTCAAGGCCCACTAAAATACTCGGGAGATGAAATCACCACCTTACTTGTACAAGGTAATATCAAGCAGAGCCTGCGCTGGGAGCCTGAGCAATTTTGGCCTACCATGTCTAAATATCGAGATATGACTAGACCTAACTGGCAAGGCGTTGATTTAGTGGTGTGGCCAGAAGCGGCTATTCCTGAATTTGAAGATATCGCCTACCCATTTTTAGAAGGGCTGGACAAAGCCGCCGCGTTTAATGGCACGGCGCTGATAACGGGCATTCCCGATTATCAGTTTGATACCAGAACTGCGTACAACACGCTGATCACCCTTGGTAAAAAGGAAAAAGAAGACAGCGAAGGGCAATATCACTACCTGCACAAAAACCGCTACCAGAAGCACCAATTGTTACCTATTGGTGAGTTTGTACCGTTCGAAGACCTATTGCGTCCTATAGCCCCTCTTTTTAACTTAGCGATGTCGTCATTTACTCGAGGTGATGCGGTACAACCAAACCTACTTGCAAACGGTTTGCATGTGTTACCCGCTATTTGCTACGAAATCGCGTTTAGCGAGCTTGTCAGAGGTAACTTTACATCTGAGTCAGATATTCTTTTTACTGTGAGCAACGACGCTTGGTTTGGAGATTCCCACGGCCCGCATCAGCATATGCAGATCGCTCGCATGCGTGCCTTAGAATTACAGCGCCCATTAATTCGAGTAACGAATAATGGTATCACTGGTGTTTACGATCCACTTAGCAAAGTTCAGCATGCCATTCCACAATTCGAAGCCAATATACTGAAAAGTGATGTAAAACTAATTAGTGGAGTGAGCTGGTATGCAGAGCATGGTAATCGCCCCATCTGGTTTATTGTCGCTTTTATTTTGCTGATACTCACCGCCGCAAAGGCAAAGTCCATAGTGCTTAAGCGATTTGAACGCAACTTTTTGTAG
- the corC gene encoding CNNM family magnesium/cobalt transport protein CorC (CorC(YbeX) belongs to the Cyclin M Mg2+ Exporter (CNNM) family, and was characterized as belonging to a set of three proteins, at least one of which must be present for CorA to function.): protein MSDDNSQSSQGSSSKTWLGRITQMLQGEPQNKEELAEVIADAQERQLIDPETKDMMEGVLSVSELKVRDIMIPRSQMITLDVDEPLSAQLPMMVESSHSRFPVICEDKDHVEGILLAKDLLPLILREERDLPSIREYLRPAVVVPESKRVDTLLNEFRQKRYHMAIVIDEYGGVSGLVTIEDILETIVGEIEDEHDDDEEQQDIRQLSKHVYTVQALTPLDEFNEFFKTNYDTQEADTIGGIILHAFGHMPSRGETIDIDPLQFKVTNSDNRRILQIQVSVPKSEHVEDSSI from the coding sequence ATGAGCGACGATAACTCGCAAAGTAGTCAGGGTTCTTCTAGCAAGACCTGGCTGGGACGCATCACACAGATGCTGCAAGGGGAACCCCAAAATAAAGAAGAATTGGCTGAAGTCATCGCTGATGCGCAAGAGCGCCAGCTGATTGACCCAGAAACCAAAGACATGATGGAAGGTGTACTCAGCGTTTCAGAGCTGAAAGTACGTGACATCATGATCCCACGTTCGCAAATGATTACACTTGATGTAGATGAGCCGCTCAGTGCTCAACTCCCTATGATGGTAGAATCTTCACACTCGCGTTTTCCTGTGATTTGTGAAGACAAAGACCACGTAGAAGGCATCTTACTTGCCAAAGATCTCTTACCTTTGATTTTGCGCGAAGAGCGCGATTTGCCAAGTATCCGCGAATATCTTCGTCCCGCTGTGGTCGTGCCTGAAAGTAAGCGTGTCGATACCCTGCTCAACGAATTCCGTCAAAAACGTTACCATATGGCTATCGTGATTGATGAATACGGCGGTGTATCTGGACTGGTTACTATCGAAGATATTCTCGAAACCATTGTTGGTGAAATCGAAGATGAACATGATGACGACGAAGAACAACAAGATATTCGTCAGCTGTCTAAACATGTTTATACCGTGCAAGCACTCACGCCCTTGGATGAATTTAACGAATTTTTCAAAACCAACTACGACACCCAAGAAGCCGATACCATTGGCGGTATTATTCTTCATGCATTTGGCCATATGCCAAGCCGTGGTGAAACCATAGACATAGATCCCCTTCAGTTTAAGGTAACTAACTCCGATAACCGGAGGATCTTACAAATTCAAGTAAGTGTACCTAAATCTGAACATGTTGAAGACTCTAGTATCTAA
- the ybeY gene encoding rRNA maturation RNase YbeY — protein MDLMLDLQLVCEFENLPSEAQFQLWAEHALTQFREEAELTIRIADEHESQELNSQYRGKDKPTNVLSFPFDAPPGIELPLIGDLIICPQVVYQESIEQEKTFHDHFAHMVIHGCLHLLGFDHINEQDAVEMETIEKQILASLNIADPYRDDC, from the coding sequence ATGGACTTAATGCTAGATTTGCAATTGGTTTGTGAGTTTGAAAACTTACCATCCGAAGCACAATTTCAATTATGGGCAGAACATGCATTAACGCAATTTCGCGAAGAAGCGGAATTAACGATTCGCATCGCTGACGAGCACGAAAGCCAAGAGCTCAATAGCCAGTACAGGGGCAAAGACAAGCCAACCAACGTGTTGTCTTTCCCATTTGATGCGCCACCGGGAATTGAGTTACCACTTATTGGTGATTTAATTATCTGTCCCCAAGTGGTATACCAAGAATCCATAGAGCAAGAAAAGACCTTTCATGACCACTTCGCCCATATGGTTATCCATGGTTGCTTGCATTTACTTGGATTTGACCATATAAATGAACAAGACGCGGTAGAAATGGAAACAATAGAGAAGCAAATTCTCGCTTCTTTGAATATCGCAGATCCTTACAGAGACGATTGTTAA